One segment of Pan paniscus chromosome 20, NHGRI_mPanPan1-v2.0_pri, whole genome shotgun sequence DNA contains the following:
- the LOC100988876 gene encoding WD repeat-containing protein 87 isoform X1: METAIAGGQHAVWGAWKETGWCVLPASPKFPLFLSNSPQEGQGSLMVMSSPRLIPLWKDLKLLLNDTINKSKQPSEDPKNCLVVLSDRSQVLFKESRYPQNMPCVCYYFSDAHFFASLSWVTSNTKEIQAVAWMKSKTEDMVEKRTFSMTERLPPIQSMVHAGSFHILVVYCGDLILRLFGDHFRAFKPLGKVPCRFNISCLCYDPEMKMLLSGILGAVVTWVIERGGTGLQIAHIVSMPGDELVQDIVLNGPSGSLLALCETVVRVLMHQGKGQLGEVKRFTSTSSGSSITCCFTCFDQGFLYAGNQAGEIQVWSLQQGHPLHSFQAHQSGVICIRSRPEAHTLLTAGSDSLIKEWNLTSGSLLRRLELGEELYRLQFIDSITFFCQTAHSFSLHRLPCFYSLFNVCGSAPQQLRRVYCGNNWFRILCTTEDGLLRFVSPVTGDLLVITWPFSILDRAVDWAYDPGKEELFVATGSSEVLVFDTTRCPCPAKYLLGTSPNSQDFVQCLAYGHFNLRRGLEGLIFSGHQSGVIRVLSQHSCARLEKFMHFGAVLALSTLSGGIFGGQGNSLLCSYGMDDYVHLSEAVLDGVKVQLRPLASILSSCHLTHLILLPKSVGAITETNCLRLWKFHDFLSSGSQNGLKFIETLPLHLCAITSFDVCLSLSLFVTGSADGSVRIWDFHGRLIAILDSSLHFGPVCFANDRGDLLVTFNQSLYLVSCLKLLPPALLTHLSFMSISDEVLEVPKPFIPSFFFSFETMFVPKYIYPGQAQQKLVGLEKLVNNRAIAFDHSVPHVIEEDEEGSPVLLRSSVHYSLQDMEDWMQVSKHYQCHYVLPPQLQLTSWDGLNPYQILRYYFGRGREWLFAPDCYIPNSVIRARLWPEGTPIYLQCNLHAPQRELEWDRSQEFFFWHSRVRAISNTEYPKKKEEDEHFLEMRLSKDVTYSVLTDGANRSWLGRKMTEITINSMIETMLNIMVHASLLKYQCCVGALGQIFASYQVSPALRSETARRLLDDTTNSNPLIRELAWEGLKRLGMITHLFAMPLAQGLMDKDERVRIKTLSLMAEIGIHSRTSLLQLTQKQETFREMQQQMIGEEPLDHLLGMRATDLQILSTQVEQRLNENLTLSHRDEKPAFSLDVSMPSELKSSLKPPTVSEESEVAIKPSKGQRRGRAGVKKHSQKWLRGLKKTKERDSKQMSTEPGLLEDKSGTEAAPIEMEEASVYSKWSSRTSVIKLSKDVDSQEKDISKDHIALTLKRPQKIRDKRDKKATAQKLKKKHKKKGKEAKVINEETTPPVMEQPVTKKVKIQGRGASGISGRRSTAGDGSSWRDDLCRLMTLRISGSQTKMSENLNAELVTFAQETLVDRHPSWELFQEICPLLKKESKVLLEDLDWDVVPPEKKPIFIQEGAIREDMIQGVTQEVIRHKEVMPREEEQAQKKARDMLGLEETQVILKKGKKVIFLEPGNVTMGKEISKKEEKKTFQKSPKQGRKAVQKERKVGKIKREMTKEERDMSEEVEEMATLEEKVVKQEGKLVMIERTPSWQDWKKAWDEWKQVHGETRKSWKAWKEEWEKRLLQEEEKLHQAGAKLSPEEEMLQEDKKLKWEEWKQVWENMLSSKSKEQQYKDEEEVTLEEEVSREGEEKEQQVTEEQRQIQEEHKRARIHRKRARAEKKRAQEERKLAQEEEKLAQEERQLAQEERKLAQAYMKITQDDREMAQAEGKIAQKEETLAQRGEKLSQEAEKLAQKRKKLAKKWEKVAREEEKLAKKGGKLAEVKNILAQKVEELPQREQNLDWQEKELAQELEELEWDMEELSWKEEELNQEEGKLVEEKKKLAEEEEALAWQTEKLSEEETKLAQEEELLIQEKEKLAQHKEKMPEEEERLGRKREQLIEKKMKLAQKRERWINSMEELTKNKMILYQKKNLAQEKKNLAQEKEKLAQRKENLLYNKERLTHSKKQLVQVKNKLGMFKKILAQVEEKLTQEKETVIKKKEKLAETEKKLVQVEDRLAKKQEKLAQEKMKLALEKAMVQGKKRLRGELDIAKEEKALNLEMKRLAEEKMRLVEGKETLSKGETPETSRQRKMTQVEQELFERKLSLEEKILLHEDRILAMEESEIAKGKLEFTREQRIFVQGQRKLAKASRKLIKKRESLSKEPAKLNKILKALQKLTRDERKLTQEEIKMTKMRRALFVKEHRLSIEQSKLDIKEWDFSEKRSELTKDEKKLARKQRKLANEMRRMINKEEKMTEEEGKLARKHSEVILDDEEEGGIEEEEVIPFLKRRWRKRKEAKRVDKPKEKFSSQVDEVESEEHFSEEMESLLDELEKQESLSSEEEEEREEEEEREEEEEREEEEEKEEEKGEEKQVEKEEEEEKKKKKEKKKEEVQEKEEVFEEKEEIMSEEETESLSDEEEEEESCSLEEEVDRETEILKKEKQFKLQEQRRKSLRGRERVLSILRGVPHGKGRAIRLGVLKSPLKKLMSTALEMKEKTPVPVPEKQISWEDKKATVVEIPRKFLGTMDKEREVMGKYEPIPPHVLGTVLESQAQDLKTPFMSHILRRTVEAEELQHKPLGAWWKWFLQHPPLMGQTEVQLPLSQIPAKEQHADVSLSDVEWIRHVLERMEAGEQLSRDGFHRLCQLLKDLASKGNLEWLHLAKLEAIVYRHRQALESQDTRISSRQSMSPKYLKVIPPIKAKEKESWPKPLAVPTQKSPLATKRIPDPRAKNWHLLGEPYRSERAQQISIAHKEMEMQYFYPAARDIFPSAHASVEKQTLALMFQKDFWDFKDKHRFPKLPKLEKKTQPISKKKEELPLWETFVALYHVLRMLQQRYPKDSTAWMEQFYQLMDLYQLKSPRIQKLLQELLMREEPQPQEIIYEEALKATELVPGERLFCCLFCGSSHTPRSPPEFQGAVPLPWQNCVRTILPVGIARYGILELAWKSLPEADLHLTKALTHTVAPTL; the protein is encoded by the exons CAACCTTCGGAAGACCCAAAGAACTGCCTAGTTGTGCTGAGTGACCGGTCCCAGGTACTGTTCAAAGAGTCTCGCTATCCTCAAAATATGCCGTGTGTATGCTATTACTTCAGTGATGCCCACTTCTTCGCCTCCCTCTCTTGGGTGACATCaaacacaaaagaaatacaa GCTGTAGCATGGATGAAGAGCAAAACTGAGGACATGGTTGAGAAAAGAACATTCTCCATGACTGAACGATTGCCACCCATCCAGTCCATGGTCCATGCAGGCTCCTTTCATATCCTCGTGGTCTACTGTGGTGACCTGATCCTGCGACTCTTTGGGGACCACTTTCGGGCATTCAAACCCCTGGGTAAAGTGCCCTGCCGCTTCAACATCAGCTGCCTCTGCTATGACCCGGAAATGAAGATGCTTCTGTCTGGCATCCTGGGGGCAGTGGTGACCTGGGTCATTGAGCGAGGTGGCACGGGCCTCCAAATAGCCCACATAGTCTCCATGCCAGGTGATGAGCTTGTCCAGGACATCGTGCTGAATGGTCCCAGTGGCTCCCTCCTGGCCCTGTGTGAGACGGTGGTGAGGGTCCTTATGCACCAGGGCAAGGGCCAGCTGGGAGAGGTAAAGAGGTTCACGTCCACCAGCAGCGGCTCCTCCATCACCTGCTGCTTCACCTGTTTTGATCAGGGCTTTCTCTATGCTGGAAACCAAGCCGGGGAAATCCAAGTTTGGAGCCTCCAGCAGGGCCATCCACTCCACAGTTTCCAGGCCCATCAATCAGGAGTGATCTGCATCCGCAGCCGACCAGAGGCCCACACCCTGCTAACAGCTGGTAGTGACAGCCTAATCAAGGAGTGGAACCTGACTTCAGGGAGCCTGCTTCGGCGGCTAGAGCTTGGCGAGGAGCTGTACCGGCTCCAGTTTATTGACAGCATTACTTTCTTCTGCCAAACTGCCCATAGTTTTTCCTTGCACCGCCTGCCCTGCTTCTACAGCCTCTTCAATGTCTGTGGCTCTGCTCCCCAGCAGTTGCGTCGGGTCTACTGTGGAAATAACTGGTTCCGGATCCTGTGTACCACCGAGGATGGCTTGTTGCGCTTTGTGTCCCCAGTAACAGGGGACCTTCTGGTTATCACCTGGCCCTTCTCAATCCTGGACCGGGCTGTGGATTGGGCCTACGACCCAGGTAAAGAGGAGCTCTTTGTAGCAACAGGCAGCTCAGAGGTTCTGGTATTTGACACAACCCGCTGCCCTTGCCCAGCCAAGTATCTCTTAGGCACCTCACCAAATTCTCAGGACTTTGTACAATGCCTGGCTTATGGGCATTTCAACTTGAGGCGGGGTCTAGAGGGACTGATATTCTCTGGGCACCAGAGTGGTGTGATAAGAGTGCTCTCCCAGCACAGCTGTGCTCGATTAGAAAAATTCATGCACTTTGGCGCTGTACTGGCACTCTCCACGCTGTCTGGAGGGATTTTTGGTGGCCAAGGAAACTCTCTGCTCTGTTCCTATGGAATGGATGACTATGTGCACCTGTCAGAAGCTGTGCTTGATGGGGTCAAAGTACAACTGCGGCCTCTCGCCAGCATTCTCAGCAGCTGTCACCTAACACATCTGATACTCTTGCCCAAGTCTGTGGGTGCCATCACAGAGACCAACTGCCTGCGTCTCTGGAAGTTCCATGATTTTCTGTCCTCTGGGTCACAGAATGGCTTGAAATTCATAGAAACACTGCCTCTGCACCTGTGTGCCATCACATCCTTTGATGTCTGCCTCTCCTTGAGTCTTTTTGTCACAGGTTCTGCCGATGGCTCTGTTCGGATCTGGGACTTCCATGGCAGACTCATAGCCATTCTGGACTCATCACTGCACTTTGGCCCAGTCTGTTTTGCAAATGACCGGGGTGACCTGCTTGTGACTTTTAACCAGAGTCTTTACCTAGTGTCCTGTTTAAAATTGCTTCCCCCAGCCCTGCTGACTCACCTTTCCTTTATGAGCATATCAGATGAAGTACTGGAAGTCCCTAAGCCTTTCATACCAagcttcttcttctcctttgagACCATGTTTGTGCCCAAGTACATCTACCCTGGACAAGCGCAACAGAAATTAGTGGGTCTGGAGAAACTTGTCAACAACCGGGCCATTGCCTTTGACCATTCTGTGCCACATGTGATAGAAGAAGATGAGGAAGGGAGCCCAGTGTTACTGCGTTCCTCCGTGCATTATTCTTTGCAGGACATGGAAGATTGGATGCAGGTGAGCAAACATTACCAATGCCATTATGTGCTTCCTCCCCAGCTACAACTGACTAGCTGGGATGGACTCAACCCCTATCAGATATTGCGATACTACTTTGGTCGTGGGCGGGAATGGCTTTTTGCCCCTGACTGCTATATCCCCAATTCAGTGATTCGTGCCCGTCTTTGGCCAGAGGGCACCCCAATATACCTACAGTGCAACCTGCATGCACCCCAGCGGGAGCTGGAATGGGACAGGTCTcaagaattctttttctggcacaGCAGGGTAAGAGCTATAAGTAATACAGAATATccaaagaagaaggaggaggatgaACACTTCCTAGAAATGAGACTTTCCAAGGATGTAACCTACAGTgtccttacagatggagcaaacCGAAGTTGGCTGGGAAGAAAGATGACTGAAATAACCATTAATAGCATGATTGAGACAATGCTCAATATTATGGTCCATGCTTCCTTGCTGAAGTACCAGTGCTGTGTTGGTGCACTAGGGCAAATCTTTGCCTCTTACCAGGTGTCCCCAGCCCTACGCTCTGAGACAGCCCGTCGGCTACTGGATGATACAACCAATTCCAACCCGCTGATCCGAGAACTAGCTTGGGAAGGGCTGAAGCGTCTAGGAATGATTACTCATCTTTTTGCCATGCCTCTGGCTCAAGGATTAATGGACAAGGATGAAAGAGTGAGGATCAAGACCCTAAGCCTCATGGCTGAGATTGGAATCCACTCTAGGACCTCACTGTTACAGCTGACCCAAAAACAAGAGACTTTTCGGGAGATGCA GCAGCAGATGATCGGGGAGGAACCCCTGGACCATCTGCTGGGGATGCGGGCCACAGATCTCCAAATCCTTTCCACTCAAGTGGAGCAGAGATTGAATGAAAACCTGACCCTGTCACATAGAGATGAAAAGCCGGCTTTTTCTTTAGATGTCTCAATGCCTTCTGAACTTAAATCCTCCCTGAAACCTCCTACAGTTTCTGAAGAATCTGAAGTGGCCATCAAGCCCAGCAAAGGCCAAAGACGAGGCCGAGCAGGGGTCAAAAAGCATA GCCAAAAATGGTTGCGGGGTCTCAAGAAGACGAAAGAGAGAGACTCTAAACAGATGAGCACAGAGCCAGGCCTCTTAGAGGATAAAAGTGGGACTGAGGCCGCACCAATTGAGATGGAGGAAGCATCCGTCTATTCCAAATGGTCTTCACGCACCAGTGTAATAAAGCTCTCAAAAGATGTTGATTCTCAAGAGAAAGATATCTCGAAGGATCACATTGCATTGACCCTGAAGAGGCCGCAGAAAATACGTGACAAAAGAGACAAGAAAGCAACAGCTCAGAAACTCAAAAAGAAGcacaaaaagaagggaaaagaagccaaagttataaatgaggaaactacaCCTCCTGTAATGGAACAGCCAGTTACTAAAAAGGTTAAAATCCAAGGGCGGGGAGCCTCTGGAATATCTGGCCGCAGGTCAACCGCTGGAGATGGCTCATCATGGAGGGACGATCTATGTCGTCTTATGACCCTGAGGATATCTGGTTCCCAAACAAAAATGTCAGAAAATCTAAACGCTGAGCTAGTGACATTTGCTCAGGAGACGCTGGTAGATAGGCACCCCAGCTGGGAACTCTTTCAGGAGATCTGCCCCCTATTGAAGAAAGAAAGTAAGGTTCTGCTTGAGGACCTTGATTGGGATGTAGTCCCGCCAGAGAAGAAACCAATTTTTATCCAGGAAGGAGCAATTAGAGAGGACATGATACAAGGTGTGACCCAAGAGGTGATCAGACACAAGGAAGTGATGCCAAGGGAAGAAGAACAAGcacaaaagaaagcaagagacATGCTGGGCTTGGAGGAAACCCAAGTGATTTTGAAAAAGGGcaagaaagttatttttttagaACCAGGTAATGTAACCATGGGaaaagaaatatcaaagaaagaagagaagaaaacctTTCAGAAGTCACCTAAGCAAGGGAGGAAAGCTgtccagaaggaaagaaaagtaggaaaaataaagagGGAAATGACCAAAGAAGAGAGGGATATGAGTGAGGAAGTGGAGGAAATGGCCACACTAGAGGAGAAAGTGGTCAAACAAGAAGGAAAACTGGTTATGATTGAGAGGACACCATCTTGGCAGGACTGGAAAAAGGCCTGGGATGAGTGGAAACAGGTCCATGGTGAGACAAGGAAATCCTGGAAGGCATGGAAGGAAGAATGGGAGAAGAGGCTTCTTCAGGAAGAGGAGAAACTACATCAGGCTGGAGCAAAGCTATCCCCGGAGGAGGAAATGCTTCAGGAGGACAAGAAGCTGAAATGGGAGGAGTGGAAACAAGTCTGGGAAAATATGTTATCATCTAAGTCCAAGGAGCAACAGTACAAGGATGAGGAAGAAGTGACTTTGGAGGAAGAAGTGTCTCgggagggggaagaaaaagaacagcagGTCACAGAAGAGCAGAGACAGATCCAAGAAGAACACAAACGGGCCAGAATACACAGGAAACGAGCCCGAGCTGAAAAAAAACGAGCCCAAGAAGAGAGGAAATTAGCACAAGAAGAAGAGAAACTTGCACAAGAAGAGAGACAGTTGGCCCAGGAAGAGAGAAAACTGGCCCAGGCATACATGAAAATAACCCAGGATGACAGGGAAATGGCCCAGGCAGAGGGTAAGATTGCCCAGAAAGAGGAAACACTGGCCCAAAGAGGGGAGAAGCTAAGCCAGGAGGCGGAGAAATTGGcccagaaaaggaagaaactggccaagaaatgggagaaagtggctagagaagaagagaaactagcaaagaaaggagggaaactGGCTGAGGTGAAAAACATATTGGCCCAGAAAGTGGAAGAACTGCCCCAGAGGGAACAAAATCTGGACTGGCAAGAAAAGGAGCTGGCCCAGGAATTGGAGGAACTGGAATGGGACATGGAAGAACTGTCTTGGAAAGAAGAGGAACTGAATCAGGAAGAGGGGAAACTGGttgaggaaaagaagaaactggctgaggaagaggaggcatTGGCCTGGCAAACGGAGAAACTGTCTGAAGAAGAGACAAAACTGGCCCAGGAAGAAGAGTTGCTGATCCAGGAAAAGGAGAAACTGGCCCAGCACAAGGAAAAAATGCCTGAGGAAGAGGAAAGACTGGGACGGAAAAGGGAGCAATTGATTGAGAAGAAGATGAAACTGGCCCAGAAAAGGGAAAGATGGATCAACAGCATGGAAGAACTCACAAAGAACAAGATGATACTGTACCAGAAGAAGAATCTGGCTCAGGAAAAGAAGAATCTGGCCCAGGAGAAGGAAAAATTGGCTCAGAGGAAAGAGAACCTACTCTATAATAAAGAAAGACTCACCCACAGCAAAAAGCAATTAGTGCAAGTAAAGAACAAATTGGGAATGTTCAAGAAGATACTGGCTCAGGTAGAGGAGAAGCTGACACAGGAAAAGGAGACCGTGATCAAGAAGAAGGAGAAACTGgctgaaacagagaaaaaattgGTCCAAGTAGAGGATAGGTTGGCCAAAAAACAGGAGAAATTGGcccaggaaaaaatgaaattagctcTGGAGAAGGCAATGGTCCAAGGAAAGAAACGGCTCAGAGGAGAGTTGGATATTGCTAAGGAAGAAAAGGCATTGAACCTGGAAATGAAAAGACTGGCTGAGGAGAAGATGAGACTGGTTGAGGGAAAAGAAACACTGTCTAAGGGAGAGACTCCAGAAACTTCTAGACAAAGGAAAATGACTCAAGTTGAACAAGAACTATTTGAGAGAAAATTGTCACTAGAGGAGAAGATACTGCTACATGAAGACAGGATATTGGCCATGGAGGAAAGCGAAATTGCCAAAGGAAAACTGGAATTTACTAGAGAACAGAGAATATTTGTCCAGGGGCAAAGAAAGTTAGCCAAGGCTTCAAGGAAGTTGATTAAAAAAAGGGAGAGCCTTTCCAAGGAACCAGCAAAACTGAACAAAATCTTAAAGGCACTTCAAAAACTAACCAGGGATgaaaggaaactaacacaggaagaaataaaaatgacaaagatgagGAGGGCACTCTTTGTTAAGGAGCACAGGCTGAGTATAGAACAGAGTAAGCTGGATATCAAAGAGTGGGATTTTTCTGAAAAACGATCAGAACTGACTAAAGATGAGAAGAAACTGGCTCGGAAGCAGAGAAAACTGGCCAACGAAATGAGAAGAATgataaacaaagaagaaaaaatgactgAGGAAGAGGGCAAATTGGCCAGAAAGCATTCAGAAGTCATACTGGATgatgaagaggaaggaggaatagAAGAAGAAGAGGTAATCCCATTCCTTAAACGAaggtggagaaagaggaaagaggccAAGAGAGTTGACAAACCAAAGGAAAAGTTTTCCAGTCAAGTGGATGAAGTGGAAAGTGAAGAGCATTTTTCTGAAGAAATGGAAAGCCTGTTAgatgaactagaaaagcaagagagttTGTcttctgaggaggaggaggaaagggaggaagaagaggaaagggaggaggaggaggaaagggaggaggaggaggaaaaggaggaggagaaaggggaggagaagcaagtggagaaagaagaggaggaggagaagaagaagaaaaaggaaaagaagaaggaggaggttcaggagaaggaagaagtgtttgaggagaaagaagaaattatgagtgaggaagagacagaaagttTGAGTGacgaggaagaggaagaggagagctgCTCATTGGAAGAAGAGGTGGACAGGGAAACAGagatcttaaaaaaagaaaaacaatttaagttacaagaacaaagaagaaagagcctaagaggaagggaaagagtcCTTTCCATTTTAAGAGGAGTTCCTCATGGCAAAGGCAGGGCTATAAGACTAGGAGTTCTAAAAAGCCCTTTGAAGAAACTGATGTCAACAGCTCTGGAGATGAAAGAGAAAACACCAGTGCCAGTGCCGGAGAAACAAATATCCTGGGAAGATAAAAAGGCCACAGTAGTTGAAATACCCAGGAAATTCTTAGGGacaatggataaagaaagagaAGTGATGGGAAAATATGAACCCATACCTCCACATGTTTTGGGTACAGTTTTGGAGTCCCAAGCACAGGACTTAAAGACCCCATTTATGTCCCACATATTAAGGAGGACCGTGGAAGCTGAGGAACTCCAACACAAACCACTAGGTGCCTGGTGGAAGTGGTTTTTGCAGCATCCACCTCTGATGGGACAGACTGAGGTACAGTTACCTCTCTCCCAAATCCCAGCTAAGGAACAACATGCAGACGTAAGCCTCTCTGATGTAGAGTGGATCCGCCATGTCCTAGAACGAATGGAAGCGGGAGAACAGCTTTCCAGGGATGGTTTCCATAGACTGTGCCAGCTGCTCAAAGACCTCGCCTCAAAGGGAAACTTAGAATGGCTGCATCTGGCCAAACTTGAAGCCATTGTGTACCGTCACAGACAGGCCCTGGAGTCACAAGACACAAGGATCTCAAGTAGACAGTCCATGAGTCCAAAATACCTGAAAGTGATTCCTCCtataaaagcaaaggaaaaggagAGCTGGCCAAAACCTTTGGCTGTCCCCACACAAAAGTCCCCATTAGCTACCAAGAGGATTCCAGACCCAAGGGCTAAAAATTGGCATCTTCTAGGAGAACCTTACAGAAGTGAGAGGGCACAGCAGATATCCATTGCTCACAAGGAGATGGAAATGCAATACTTTTATCCTGCCGCCAGAGACATTTTTCCAAGTGCCCATGCCTCTGTGGAAAAACAAACCCTGGCACTGATGTTTCAAAAGGACTTCTGGGATTTTAAGGATAAACACAGGTTTCCTAAACTGCCCAAGTTAGAGAAGAAGACACagcccatttctaaaaaaaaggaagagttgcCTTTGTGGGAGACATTTGTGGCACTGTACCATGTTTTGCGGATGCTGCAGCAGCGATATCCAAAAGACAGCACTGCTTGGATGGAACAGTTCTACCAGCTCATGGACCTGTACCAACTTAAGTCCCCCAGAATCCAGAAGCTGCTTCAGGAGCTGCTAATGAGAGAGGAACCTCAACCCCAAGAGATCATCTACGAAGAGGCCCTAAAAGCCACAGAGCTAGTTCCCGGGGAACGGCTGTTCTGCTGCCTGTTTTGTGGCAGTTCTCATACTCCTAGAAGTCCTCCGGAGTTCCAGGGTGCGGTACCCCTCCCATGGCAGAACTGTGTGCGCACCATCCTTCCCGTGGGCATTGCCCGGTATGGGATCTTAGAACTTGCCTGGAAGAGCCTGCCTGAAGCTGATCTTCATCTCACTAAGGCACTGACACACACCGTTGCTCCCACTCTCTAA